The DNA window ATTTGCAACATTCGCGTTGCAACGACGGCGGCGATCACTGCCAGTACGACCACAATCGTGAATGTCGTCCAGGGGAAATGCTGGGCCGTCAACTCGTCGACGAAATTCTTCGATCCCTGCACCGAACCACGGCCTTCTGCGACGTCTTGGCCCGCCTCTAGAGTCATCCGGTCATAGGTCGTGCTGAAGGTGCCCGACTCGGTCGGGCTGAGCACCAGAACCGTGGATCCTGGGAACGCCTCCCCAACCTCGGTGGCGATATCGCGCAGCGGGGTGTCGATGGGCGGGTTGCGATCAACCACCAC is part of the Mycolicibacterium tusciae JS617 genome and encodes:
- a CDS encoding DUF6676 family protein is translated as MGPQVIPLLPTYIPPDVCGPVGKDSATTPVDECMNLVIADVKDDGVSAAQTPENAGLADVVAEAKQQGVDLKIVVVDRNPPIDTPLRDIATEVGEAFPGSTVLVLSPTESGTFSTTYDRMTLEAGQDVAEGRGSVQGSKNFVDELTAQHFPWTTFTIVVVLAVIAAVVATRMLQIRAKRQHV